The DNA region CCCCCTGGAATTCTCCCGTAACCCCACTTTCCCCAAGACACAGGACCTATCTCAGTGGTGCATGCGTTCCATCGACGGTTTTGGTCCTTTTCTCAGTGGGGCTTTTGCGGAACTTGCCGAACGCCTGGGTGAGCAAGAAGCCTTCCAGAGAATTGTCAAGCCTTTGCACGGAGATTGCTCCTTTCTTGCCTTCCTCACAGATGATGGCAAACCCCTCGGGGTTTTCTGGGAAGAGATATCTCTCCTTTCCTCCTCCCACCTGTACTCCTTTCGCCTCCTCAACGAGGCAGTGACCTTTCTTCTTCTTGCCTTTCGCGAGTACCTCCTTGAGGTTGTCTCGCGAAAGCGACAAGAGAAGAAACTCCAAGAGGACCTGGACTTTGTCATCGAAGAAATGCGAAAAATCGAAGCTCTCCTCCCCCAAGAAGGGGAAATAGAACTCTTACGCCTCAAGGGGGAACTCCTCAAAATGCTTCCTCAGCTTGAAGTCCTCGAAAGAACGGAAGAAGGAATACGAGTTCGGAATCCTTTTGCACCCTCTTTTGAGGAGATTTTCATCGCCCTCTCTCCGTCACGTTCACTCAGTGAGAACATGCAGGAGTACTTCAGGCGGTACCGCAAAATGCGGGAACGGAGGACACGGCTCCTTGAAAAGTACAGAGAACTCGAGGCCCGGCTGGAGAAAATAAAAATTCTTCTCGAAAACCCTGAAGATTCCCATACTCCTCAGGGCACGGAATCCTCAAAGCCTGAGGAGAGCATTCTTCGCTTCAAGACACCCTCAGGAAACGAGATATGGGTAGGGAAAAACGCCAAAGCGAACCGCCTCCTTGTACGTATTGCCTCCCGAAACGACTACTGGCTCCATGCCCGGGATTTTCC from Candidatus Caldatribacterium sp. includes:
- a CDS encoding NFACT family protein; this encodes MKTLEGLALRRLILEIQGEIVGRKIQKVTFPSPWETSLELSGASGPQSLLVSTHPEFSAFALLPSSEKGDPPKTPWQKLLHKYLVGGKILSLQQVGWDRVAEMVIHNPSLWEKETEFVLILEVTGRNANLILTRNDTQRTILGVLRPVPPEENRFRSILPNIPYTPPPQRERIDPLEFSRNPTFPKTQDLSQWCMRSIDGFGPFLSGAFAELAERLGEQEAFQRIVKPLHGDCSFLAFLTDDGKPLGVFWEEISLLSSSHLYSFRLLNEAVTFLLLAFREYLLEVVSRKRQEKKLQEDLDFVIEEMRKIEALLPQEGEIELLRLKGELLKMLPQLEVLERTEEGIRVRNPFAPSFEEIFIALSPSRSLSENMQEYFRRYRKMRERRTRLLEKYRELEARLEKIKILLENPEDSHTPQGTESSKPEESILRFKTPSGNEIWVGKNAKANRLLVRIASRNDYWLHARDFPGAHVVVKAYSPETVEEDLERAARVAAYFSSGRLEGKVDVVCTQVKYLRLLPAKDGKTLYRNEETFRVAPEYPQDLQKV